CTCGACGATCCACGCCCATGACCGCCGATGCGGACCGACGGGCCTTCGTCGAACGCCTCCTCTCGTTCGACACGACCGGCGGGGACGAAGCCCCCGCACAGGGCTGGCTCGAGGGGCGACTCTCCGATTTCGGCTTCGAGACGTATCGCTGGGAGGCGGATCCGAAGCGCCTCGCAGCCCACCCCTCGTTTCCCGACGACCCCGAGGCGATCGAGACGGCGGGCCGGCCCAACGTCGCGGGCGTCCTCGAACTCGGCTCCGGCGAGGGTCCGACCCTGCTCCTCAACGGCCACGTCGACGTGGTCCCCGCGGAGGCCGAGGGGTGGTCGTCCGATCCGTTCGACCCGACGTGGAACGGCGAGGAACTGACCGCCCGCGGCGCGGCGGACATGAAGTCCGGATTGGCCGCCTGCGTCTTCGCCGCTCGCCGACTCTCCGATGCCGGCCTCGACGGGCGCGTGGTCGTCGAGAGCGTCGTCGGCGAGGAGGCGGGCGGGATCGGCGCGGCGAGTTCGGCCCGCGATCCGCCGTACCCCGCTCCCGACGCGGCGATCATCGCCGAACCGACCGACCTCACCCCCGTCATCGCCACCGAGGGGACGCTGATGAAGCGACTCACGCTCACGGGGCGGTCGGCCCACGCGGCGACGCCGTGGCACGGCGAGGACGTCCTCCCGCACTTCGAGCGGATCCGCCGGGCGCTCGCCGACCTCGAAGCCGAGCGCGCCCGCGAGGTGACACATTCGCTCTACGAGGGCTTCCCCACCCCGTGGCCGATCGTCGCGGGCACCGTCCGCGCGGGGTCGTGGGCCTCGTCGGTCCCCGCACGGCTCGAAAGCGAGTTCCGCATCGGCGTCGCCCCCGGCGAGAGCGTCGATTCGGTCGAAGACCGGGTCGACGCGCTGCTGGCCGAACTCGTCGCCGACTCCGAATGGCTCACGGCTCATCCTCCGGCGTTCGAGCGCTTCTCGGTGCAGTTCGAACCCGCCGAGATCGGTGCTGACGAACCCATCGTCCGTGCCGTTCGGGACGCGCTCGACTCCGTGGGACGGGATTCGACGGTGCGGGGAGCGACGTACGGGACCGACGCGCGCCACTACATCGAGGCCGGGGTTCCCACCGTCGTCTTCGGGCCGGGATCGATCCGGCAGGCGCACTTCCCAGACGAGACGATCGACTGGGGGGACGTCTCTACCGGAATCGACCTGCTCGAATCGGCCGGAAAACGGTTTCTCACTCGAAGTACTCGGTGAGCGCCCGGTCGACGATCTCGCCCGGTAGGACGCCCTCGAAGGCGGCCTCCCGGCGGAGTTCGCGGTAGCTCTCGATCGGGAGTCGAACCGTGAGTTCGCCGGCGGTGACGCCGTGGGCGGCGAGCGCCTCCTCGGGGGTCGCCCCGTCGTTGATCGCGCTCGCGATCGCCCGGACCTCCCTGACGGTGAGGTCGTTGTCGACGGTCGCCCACGCGAGCTGGAACCGGGCGTCGCCCGCGACGCGGGCGATGTGTTTCGCCGCCGTCGGCGCGATGTGGCCCATCGCGACGTGTCGTCTGACCGACTGGGGCAGGTCGTGGACCCGCGCCCACTTGCGGATGAACGCGACCGAGGCCTCGCCGCCGGCGCGCTCGGCGGCGGCCTTGTACGACCCCTCGCCGCGAACGAGTGCGGCACACGCGGCGGCACCGCGCAGCATGTAGATGTTGTCCTCGCTGCCGGCGGTGTTCTCGGCGAAGCGCCTGACGGTCTCGGCCGCCGTGGCGAGGCTCTCGGGGTCGTCGGGGTCGAACTGGACCGCCTCGCGGGCGCGCTCGCCGGTGATGGCGGC
The sequence above is drawn from the Halalkalicoccus sp. NIPERK01 genome and encodes:
- a CDS encoding ArgE/DapE family deacylase → MTADADRRAFVERLLSFDTTGGDEAPAQGWLEGRLSDFGFETYRWEADPKRLAAHPSFPDDPEAIETAGRPNVAGVLELGSGEGPTLLLNGHVDVVPAEAEGWSSDPFDPTWNGEELTARGAADMKSGLAACVFAARRLSDAGLDGRVVVESVVGEEAGGIGAASSARDPPYPAPDAAIIAEPTDLTPVIATEGTLMKRLTLTGRSAHAATPWHGEDVLPHFERIRRALADLEAERAREVTHSLYEGFPTPWPIVAGTVRAGSWASSVPARLESEFRIGVAPGESVDSVEDRVDALLAELVADSEWLTAHPPAFERFSVQFEPAEIGADEPIVRAVRDALDSVGRDSTVRGATYGTDARHYIEAGVPTVVFGPGSIRQAHFPDETIDWGDVSTGIDLLESAGKRFLTRSTR